A region from the Fusarium musae strain F31 chromosome 1, whole genome shotgun sequence genome encodes:
- a CDS encoding hypothetical protein (EggNog:ENOG41): MRRGRSPSSPSPYRALAHHQQASAAATSSDSISLIRSFNVETNPTRPVRPSPLTASLIRDMPLDLVDRIRSFPLFMSAPEEFLVAIGNHLKPQIQSPNDHIVTEGDEAKAMYWLVRGVVAVTSRDGEAVYAELNPGSFFGEIGVLMQMPRTATIVARTKCLLLVLKKEDLHAVIPKFPEMEKAIREEAQERLNLLKKKRQESGRLVKSPQGDFSAREAAPGEVSTGERGAIKDGAVVNNKKRKSPSPGIMEDPAAGSAIGSGQINIRTTLKELPLFSTLPADILHFLGLSVQPKSYTPFTDIVRQGLPGNEIFFIVRGEAEVIHDEPVYDDNIQNKAKAIPKRPRLKAGQYFGEVASLGLSRGRTATVRSITSVECIMITGDVLDEFWRRCPSDILTQVKETARLRYQKQSDDVVMVDVDVKEKANKSDPPTPTTPTRASLPDLTFTTPSKPGSPAKDDTSNIAPKDPDPFLSVNMENIRNRRRHSLAPPMPPTDSSTPTTNGARSRLSEVTPIKFAFSDASADDDDVPAKRVRTTLPTRPITMSKPVLSDEILIYIFKHVDIGELFRLRLVSTHWRKLLTTSPKVCQDVDLSIYNRKVTDEVLIKVLAPFIGTRALSIDLNNCFHITDEGFGALWRSCGKNVKKWKMKSVWDVSANQILEMSENAKGLEEVDWSNCRKVGDNLLGRVVGWVVPDPPPSKSVVISSSAARSRSKQQQQKHAAQHVLPPGTVVGCPKLKRLNLSYCKHITDRSMAHLAAHASNRIESLSLTRCTSITDAGFQSWAPFRFEKLSRLCLADCTYLSDNAVVALVNSAKNLTHLDLSFCCALSDTATEVVALRLPKLRELRLAFCGSAVSDGSLESVALHLNDLEALSVRGCVRVTGRGVENVLNGCGRLNWMDVSQCRNLESWIRAGGVSNWGFDDRVGQRSTELTSSETSGQGQSEDDSPAPKAMSVAMLTSQNFMPRSAFGHRAKRARRPVRFVIEKGFGSLR, encoded by the coding sequence ATGAGGCGAGGTCGTTCCCCAAGCTCGCCATCGCCTTATAGGGctttggctcatcatcagcaggCCTCGGCTGCTGCGACATCTTCAGACTCGATTTCACTGATTCGGTCTTTCAATGTCGAAACAAATCCAACACGGCCAGTGCGGCCTTCGCCGCTCACAGCATCGCTTATCCGAGACATGCCGCTAGATCTGGTTGACCGCATCAGGTCCTTCCCTCTCTTTATGTCAGCTCCGGAAGAGTTTCTTGTTGCTATAGGAAATCACCTGAAGCCTCAAATCCAAAGCCCTAATGACCATATCGTGACGGAAGGAGACGAAGCCAAGGCAATGTATTGGTTGGTTCGAGGAGTAGTTGCTGTCACTTCGCGTGATGGCGAGGCGGTCTATGCTGAGCTCAATCCCGGATCGTTCTTTGGAGAAATCGGTgttttgatgcagatgccTCGAACAGCTACTATTGTAGCGCGCACAAAGTGTCTGTTGCTAGTGCTGAAGAAAGAGGATTTACATGCCGTGATACCCAAATTCCCGGAAATGGAAAAGGCGATCCGAGAAGAGGCACAGGAACGCTTGAACCTTCTGAAAAAGAAGCGGCAAGAAAGTGGAAGATTGGTCAAATCTCCCCAGGGAGACTTCAGCGCTCGAGAAGCCGCCCCTGGAGAGGTCTCTACTGGAGAAAGGGGCGCTATCAAGGACGGCGCGGtcgtcaacaacaagaaaagaaagtcCCCAAGCCCTGGAATCATGGAGGACCCAGCTGCTGGTAGTGCGATTGGAAGCGGTCAAATCAATATTCGAACAACACTTAAGGAGTTACCGCTCTTCTCTACACTTCCTGCAGATATTCTGCATTTTCTGGGATTGAGTGTCCAGCCAAAATCCTATACCCCATTTACAGATATCGTTCGCCAAGGCTTACCGGGAAACGAAATATTCTTCATTGTTCGTGGCGAGGCAGAGGTTATTCACGACGAGCCAGTTTACGATGATAACATTCAGAAtaaggccaaggccatccCAAAGCGACCTCGATTGAAGGCAGGCCAATATTTCGGCGAAGTTGCAAGTCTCGGACTGTCGCGAGGTCGAACAGCCACTGTAAGATCTATCACTTCTGTGGAGTGCATCATGATTACAGGCGATGTCCTAGACGAGTTCTGGAGACGCTGCCCTTCAGATATCCTGACACAGGTCAAAGAAACTGCACGATTACGATATCAGAAACAGAGCGACGACGTTGTcatggttgatgttgatgttaaGGAAAAAGCCAACAAATCTGACCCGCCCACGcccacaacaccaacacgAGCGTCCCTACCTGACCTCACCTTTACTACCCCGTCCAAGCCTGGGTCTCCCGCGAAAGATGATACAAGCAACATAGCACCCAAGGACCCCGATCCGTTCTTAAGTGTGAACATGGAGAATATTCGAAACCGAAGACGGCATTCGTTGGCACCTCCAATGCCTCCAACAGATAGCTCTACGCCAACGACCAACGGTGCGAGGTCTCGCCTCTCAGAAGTAACTCCTATCAAGTTTGCGTTTTCTGATGCTTCagctgacgacgatgacgtcCCGGCAAAGCGAGTACGGACGACTCTGCCTACCCGACCAATCACTATGAGCAAACCAGTGCTCTCAGACGAGATCCTGATTTACATCTTCAAGCACGTGGATATAGGAGAGCTGTTTCGACTACGCCTTGTTAGCACACACTGGCGTAAGCTCTTGACTACATCCCCCAAAGTTTGCCAAGATGTCGACCTCTCGATTTACAACCGCAAGGTTACTGACGAAGTCCTGATCAAGGTGCTTGCCCCCTTCATTGGCACTCGCGCTCTGTCCATTGACCTGAATAATTGCTTTCATATAACGGATGAAGGATTCGGGGCTCTATGGCGCAGCTGCGGTAAGAATGTTAAGAAGTGGAAGATGAAATCAGTTTGGGACGTTTCAGCGAACCAAATTTTGGAAATGAGCGAGAACGCAAAGGGATTAGAAGAAGTTGACTGGAGCAACTGCCGCAAGGTCGGTGATAACCTTCTAGGCCGCGTTGTTGGCTGGGTTGTACCTGATCCTCCACCTTCGAAATCGGTCGTTATCTCAAGTTCTGCAGCTCGATCGCGAagcaagcagcagcaacaaaagCACGCGGCACAGCATGTTCTGCCGCCGGGTACAGTGGTTGGGTGCCCGAAACTCAAACGCCTCAACCTCTCCTATTGCAAGCATATCACAGATCGTTCCATGGCTCATTTAGCAGCACATGCTTCGAACCGTATCGAGTCGCTGTCTCTCACACGTTGCACATCGATCACAGATGCAGGGTTTCAATCATGGGCACCTTTCCGGTTTGAAAAGCTATCAAGGCTGTGTCTAGCTGATTGCACATATCTCTCGGACAACGCTGTCGTTGCTCTGGTCAACTCAGCCAAGAACCTTACACATCTGGACTTATCGTTCTGCTGTGCACTCTCTGACACGGCAACAGAGGTTGTCGCTCTCCGTCTGCCAAAGTTGCGGGAGCTGCGATTGGCGTTCTGCGGAAGTGCGGTTAGCGATGGAAGTTTGGAAAGCGTGGCGCTCCATTTGAACGATTTGGAAGCGCTCAGTGTTCGTGGCTGCGTGCGTGTCACTGGCCGAGGCGTCGAAAATGTCCTCAACGGTTGCGGGCGACTGAACTGGATGGATGTCAGTCAATGTCGTAACCTGGAGTCTTGGATCCGGGCCGGTGGTGTTTCGAATTGGGGGTTTGATGACCGCGTAGGTCAACGTTCTACGGAGCTTACGTCAAGTGAAACCTCTGGACAGGGACAGTCAGAAGATGATAGTCCCGCGCCCAAGGCCATGAGCGTTGCCATGCTCACATCGCAGAACTTTATGCCACGATCTGCGTTTGGGCACAGAGCCAAGAGAGCACGACGACCGGTGCGGTTCGTCATCGAGAAAGGATTTGGAAGTTTACGATAA
- a CDS encoding hypothetical protein (EggNog:ENOG41) has translation MNPPGLDCINTVAPANNVTRADVYYDRKNGYCKGLLLEYANGAQRAIGQCRVGIDPSKAYEEPSWFCYRDIYDPESFEETGSCVIECTNVKDDHKHEPCDIDDWQCMRAGAGLYLEFLCDNKSDTFGICIRHDEEEGDD, from the coding sequence ATGAATCCCCCGGGTCTGGACTGTATCAACACTGTAGCTCCAGCAAATAATGTCACCCGTGCGGATGTTTATTACGATCGCAAGAATGGGTATTGTAAAGGATTGCTCCTGGAGTATGCAAACGGTGCGCAGCGGGCTATAGGTCAATGCCGAGTTGGTATTGATCCTTCCAAAGCTTACGAAGAGCCATCCTGGTTCTGTTACCGCGATATCTATGATCCAGAATCATTTGAGGAAACCGGAAGTTGTGTTATTGAGTGTACGAATGTCAAGGATGACCACAAGCATGAACCTTGCGACATTGACGATTGGCAGTGTATGCGCGCAGGAGCAGGCTTGTATCTTGAGTTCCTGTGCGACAACAAGTCAGATACTTTTGGTATCTGCATTCgacatgatgaggaagagggcgaCGACTAA